One segment of Brassica napus cultivar Da-Ae chromosome C3, Da-Ae, whole genome shotgun sequence DNA contains the following:
- the LOC106401244 gene encoding ubiquitin C-terminal hydrolase 13 isoform X2, translating to MTMITPPPLDQEDVEMLVPHSDVVEGPQPMEVAQLEAAAAVENPPAEEPPSVKFTWLIPGFTRLNTRKHYSDVFVAGGYKWRVLIFPKGNNVDHLAMYLDVADAASLPYGWCRYSHFGLTVVNQINNRYSVRKETQHQFNARESDWGFTSFMPLGELYDPTRGYLVNDTVLIEAEVSVRKVLDYWAYDSKKETGFVGLKNQGATCYMNSLLETLYHIPYFRKAVYHMPTTENDAPTASIPLALQSLFYKLQYNDTSVATKELTKSFGWDTYDSFMQHDVQELNRVLCEKLEDKMKGTVVEGTIQKLFEGHQMNYIECINVDYKSTRKESFYDLQLDVKGCKDVYASFDKYVEVERLEGDNKYHAEGHDLQDAKKGVLFMDFPPVLQLQLKRFEYDFMRDIMVKINDRYEFPLQLDLDRENGKYLSPDADKSVRNLYTLHSVLVHSGGVNGGHYYAYIRPTLSDQWYKFDDERVTKEDVNRVLEEQYGGEEELPQNNPGFNNPPFKFTKYSNAYMLVYIRESDKDKIICNVDEKDVAEHLRVRLKKEQEEKEDKRKYKAEAHLFTTVKVARDEDITEQIGKNMYFDLVDHEKVKSFRIEKQTPFLLFKEEVAKEFGVPVELQRFWIWAKRQNHTYRPNRPLLSHEELQMVGHIREASNKANNAELKLFLEIVRGPDERPIPPPAKSFEDILLFFKLYDPENGVLRYVGRLMVKNSSKPMDIIGELIQMAGFAPDEEIELFEEIKFQPCVMCEHLDKNTSFKLSQIEDGDIICYQKALSIQENECPYPDVPSFLEYVQNREVVRFRTLEKPKDDQFTMELSKLHSYDDVVDRLAEKIGLDDSSKIRLTPHNCYSQQPKPQPIKYRGVDHLSDMLAHYNQTSDILYYEVLDIPLPELQGLKILNVAFHHASKDEVIIHTIRLPKQSTVGDVINELKTKVELSHQDAELRLLEVFSHKIYKTFVSTERIESINDHYWTLLAEEIPEEEKNIGPNARLIHVYHFTKESGQNQQVHNFGDPFVLVIHEGETLEEIKTRIQKKLHVPDEDFAKWKFAFFSTGRPDYLQDTDVVYNRFQRKDVYGAWEQYLGLEHVDNAPKRAYHNRHAYEKPVKIYN from the exons ATGACTATGATAACCCCGCCGCCGCTCGAT CAAGAGGACGTGGAGATGCTGGTTCCGCATTCTGATGTAGTCGAGGGACCTCAGCCCATGGAAG TTGCTCAACTCGAGGCTGCTGCTGCTGTGGAGAATCCGCCAGCGGAGGAACCTCCCTCTGTGAAGTTCACGTGGCTTATCCCAGGTTTCACGAGGCTGAACACCAGGAAGCACTACTCTGATGTTTTTGTTGCTGGAGGTTATAAATG GCGAGTATTGATTTTTCCGAAAGGAAACAATGTGGACCATTTGGCCATGTACTTGGATGTTGCTGACGCTGCGAGTTTGCCATACGGGTGGTGTAGGTATTCACATTTCGGCCTGACTGTAGTGAATCAAATCAACAACAGATATTCCGTGAGAAAAG AGACCCAACATCAATTCAATGCAAGAGAAAGCGATTGGGGGTTTACATCATTCATGCCTCTCGGCGAGCTCTACGATCCCACTCGTGGATATTTGGTTAATGATACTGTTCTGATTGAAGCTGAAGTTTCTGTGCGGAAGGTTCTTGATTACTGGGCATATGACTCAAAAAAAGAGACGGGTTTTGTTGGACTTAAGAACCAAGGTGCTACCTGTTACATGAATTCTCTCCTGGAGACCTTGTACCACATACCCTACTTCAGAAAG GCTGTTTACCATATGCCAACAACTGAGAATGATGCACCTACGGCGAGCATCCCATTGGCGCTCCAGAGTTTGTTTTACAAACTTCAGTATAATGACACCAGTGTAGCGACAAAGGAGCTGACAAAGTCGTTTGGCTGGGATACATATGATTCGTTCATGCAACATGATGTTCAAGAACTCAACCGAGTTCTCTGTGAAAAGCTCGAGGACAAAATGAAG GGAACTGTTGTGGAGGGAACAATACAGAAGTTATTTGAGGGTCACCAAATGAATTACATTGAGTGCATTAATGTAGATTACAAATCCACTCGGAAAGAATCATTCTATG ACCTCCAGCTTGATGTTAAAGGCTGCAAAGATGTATATGCTTCTTTTGACAAGTATGTTGAAGTTGAACGCCTTGAAGGAGACAACAAATACCATGCAGAAGGACATGATTTGCAG GATGCAAAAAAAGGTGTTCTGTTTATGGACTTTCCACCCGTACTTCAACTTCAGCTCAAGAGgtttgaatatgattttatgCGAGACATAATGGTGAAG ataaatgaTCGATACGAGTTTCCTCTTCAACTGGATCTCGACCGAGAGAATGGAAAATATTTATCCCCTGATGCTGACAAGAGTGTCCGTAACCTCTATACACTCCATAG TGTCCTAGTTCATAGTGGTGGAGTTAATGGAGGGCACTATTATGCTTATATCAGACCAACACTCTCAGACCAGTG GTataaatttgatgatgaacGGGTGACAAAGGAAGATGTGAATAGGGTACTGGAAGAGCAATATGGTGGCGAAGAAGAG TTACCACAGAATAATCCTGGTTTCAACAATCCACCTTTTAAATTCACAAAGTACTCGAACGCATACATGCTTGTTTATATCCGGGAAAGCGACAAGGATAAAATAATATGCAACGTTGATGAAAAAGACGTCGCCGAACATTTACGG GTGAGGCTGaaaaaagaacaagaagagaaagaagataaaagaaaatacaaGGCTGAAGCTCACCTTTTCACGACAGTCAAG GTCGCAAGAGATGAAGACATCACAGAGCAAATTGGAAAGAATATGTACTTTGATCTTGTTGATCATGAAAAAGTCAAGAGTTTTCGAATCGAGAAACAGACCCCCTTTCTGCTTTTTAAG GAAGAGGTGGCCAAAGAATTTGGTGTCCCTGTTGAGCTGCAGCGGTTCTGGATTTGGGCAAAGCGGCAAAACCATACTTATCGTCCCAACCGCCCCTTGTTATCCCATGAAGAATTACAGATG GTTGGACATATAAGAGAGGCATCAAACAAGGCAAACAATGCTGAGCTAAAGCTGTTTCTGGAAATTGTGCGTGGACCG gaTGAGCGTCCTATTCCTCCCCCAGCCAAGTCATTTGAAGatattcttcttttctttaagCTCTATGACCCTGAGAATGGAGTACTAAG ATATGTTGGCAGGCTCATGGTGAAAAACTCCAGTAAGCCCATGGATATAATAGGGGAATTGATTCAAATGGCTGGCTTTGCTCCTGATGAGGAAATAGAACTTTTTGAG gaaataaagtttcaaCCTTGTGTAATGTGCGAACATCTGGATAAGAATACGTCTTTTAAACTATCTCAA ATTGAAGATGGTGATATCATTTGCTATCAGAAAGCTCTTTCTATCCAGGAGAATGAATGTCCATACCCGGATGTGCCATCGTTTTTGGAGTATGTACAGAATCGAGAG GTGGTGCGTTTTCGTACTCTGGAAAAACCAAAAGATGATCAGTTTACTATGGAGTT GTCAAAGTTGCACTCATATGACGATGTTGTGGATAGATTGGCTGAGAAGATTGGCCTTGATGATTCATCGAAAATTAGGCTTACTCCTCACAATTGCTACTCCCAGCAACCCAAGCCTCAGCCTATTAAATACCGTGGAGTTGACCATCTATCAGACATGTTAGCTCACTATAATCAG ACGTCTGACATTTTGTATTACGAAGTTTTGGACATTCCTCTACCAGAATTGCAAGGTCTTAAGATTCTAAATGTAGCTTTTCATCATGCTTCAAAGGACGAA GTGATAATTCACACTATCAGACTGCCTAAGCAGAGTACTGTGGGAGATGTTATTAACGAGCTTAAAACAAAG GTGGAGCTTTCACATCAAGATGCAGAATTGAGGTTGCTTGAGGTGTTTTCCCACAAAATCTACAAG ACCTTTGTATCTACCGAAAGAATTGAGAGTATCAATGACCATTACTGGACTTTACTAGCAGAGGAG ATACCTGAGGAAGAGAAGAATATTGGTCCCAATGCTCGGTTAATCCATGTGTACCATTTTACTAAAGAGTCTGGACAAAATCAG CAAGTTCATAATTTCGGGGACCCCTTCGTTTTGgtgatccacgaaggtgaaactTTGGAAGAAATCAAGACCCGCATCCAAAAGAAACTTCATGTACCTGATGAGGACTTTGCCAAG TGGAAGTTTGCTTTTTTCTCAACGGGACGCCCCGACTACTTGCAGGACACAGATGTTGTTTACAATCGCTTTCAG AGAAAGGATGTATATGGTGCGTGGGAGCAGTATCTTGGGTTGGAGCACGTTGATAATGCTCCTAAAAGGGCTTATCAT AACCGGCACGCATATGAGAAGCCggtgaaaatatataattag
- the LOC106401244 gene encoding ubiquitin C-terminal hydrolase 13 isoform X1: protein MTMITPPPLDQQEDVEMLVPHSDVVEGPQPMEVAQLEAAAAVENPPAEEPPSVKFTWLIPGFTRLNTRKHYSDVFVAGGYKWRVLIFPKGNNVDHLAMYLDVADAASLPYGWCRYSHFGLTVVNQINNRYSVRKETQHQFNARESDWGFTSFMPLGELYDPTRGYLVNDTVLIEAEVSVRKVLDYWAYDSKKETGFVGLKNQGATCYMNSLLETLYHIPYFRKAVYHMPTTENDAPTASIPLALQSLFYKLQYNDTSVATKELTKSFGWDTYDSFMQHDVQELNRVLCEKLEDKMKGTVVEGTIQKLFEGHQMNYIECINVDYKSTRKESFYDLQLDVKGCKDVYASFDKYVEVERLEGDNKYHAEGHDLQDAKKGVLFMDFPPVLQLQLKRFEYDFMRDIMVKINDRYEFPLQLDLDRENGKYLSPDADKSVRNLYTLHSVLVHSGGVNGGHYYAYIRPTLSDQWYKFDDERVTKEDVNRVLEEQYGGEEELPQNNPGFNNPPFKFTKYSNAYMLVYIRESDKDKIICNVDEKDVAEHLRVRLKKEQEEKEDKRKYKAEAHLFTTVKVARDEDITEQIGKNMYFDLVDHEKVKSFRIEKQTPFLLFKEEVAKEFGVPVELQRFWIWAKRQNHTYRPNRPLLSHEELQMVGHIREASNKANNAELKLFLEIVRGPDERPIPPPAKSFEDILLFFKLYDPENGVLRYVGRLMVKNSSKPMDIIGELIQMAGFAPDEEIELFEEIKFQPCVMCEHLDKNTSFKLSQIEDGDIICYQKALSIQENECPYPDVPSFLEYVQNREVVRFRTLEKPKDDQFTMELSKLHSYDDVVDRLAEKIGLDDSSKIRLTPHNCYSQQPKPQPIKYRGVDHLSDMLAHYNQTSDILYYEVLDIPLPELQGLKILNVAFHHASKDEVIIHTIRLPKQSTVGDVINELKTKVELSHQDAELRLLEVFSHKIYKTFVSTERIESINDHYWTLLAEEIPEEEKNIGPNARLIHVYHFTKESGQNQQVHNFGDPFVLVIHEGETLEEIKTRIQKKLHVPDEDFAKWKFAFFSTGRPDYLQDTDVVYNRFQRKDVYGAWEQYLGLEHVDNAPKRAYHNRHAYEKPVKIYN, encoded by the exons ATGACTATGATAACCCCGCCGCCGCTCGAT CAGCAAGAGGACGTGGAGATGCTGGTTCCGCATTCTGATGTAGTCGAGGGACCTCAGCCCATGGAAG TTGCTCAACTCGAGGCTGCTGCTGCTGTGGAGAATCCGCCAGCGGAGGAACCTCCCTCTGTGAAGTTCACGTGGCTTATCCCAGGTTTCACGAGGCTGAACACCAGGAAGCACTACTCTGATGTTTTTGTTGCTGGAGGTTATAAATG GCGAGTATTGATTTTTCCGAAAGGAAACAATGTGGACCATTTGGCCATGTACTTGGATGTTGCTGACGCTGCGAGTTTGCCATACGGGTGGTGTAGGTATTCACATTTCGGCCTGACTGTAGTGAATCAAATCAACAACAGATATTCCGTGAGAAAAG AGACCCAACATCAATTCAATGCAAGAGAAAGCGATTGGGGGTTTACATCATTCATGCCTCTCGGCGAGCTCTACGATCCCACTCGTGGATATTTGGTTAATGATACTGTTCTGATTGAAGCTGAAGTTTCTGTGCGGAAGGTTCTTGATTACTGGGCATATGACTCAAAAAAAGAGACGGGTTTTGTTGGACTTAAGAACCAAGGTGCTACCTGTTACATGAATTCTCTCCTGGAGACCTTGTACCACATACCCTACTTCAGAAAG GCTGTTTACCATATGCCAACAACTGAGAATGATGCACCTACGGCGAGCATCCCATTGGCGCTCCAGAGTTTGTTTTACAAACTTCAGTATAATGACACCAGTGTAGCGACAAAGGAGCTGACAAAGTCGTTTGGCTGGGATACATATGATTCGTTCATGCAACATGATGTTCAAGAACTCAACCGAGTTCTCTGTGAAAAGCTCGAGGACAAAATGAAG GGAACTGTTGTGGAGGGAACAATACAGAAGTTATTTGAGGGTCACCAAATGAATTACATTGAGTGCATTAATGTAGATTACAAATCCACTCGGAAAGAATCATTCTATG ACCTCCAGCTTGATGTTAAAGGCTGCAAAGATGTATATGCTTCTTTTGACAAGTATGTTGAAGTTGAACGCCTTGAAGGAGACAACAAATACCATGCAGAAGGACATGATTTGCAG GATGCAAAAAAAGGTGTTCTGTTTATGGACTTTCCACCCGTACTTCAACTTCAGCTCAAGAGgtttgaatatgattttatgCGAGACATAATGGTGAAG ataaatgaTCGATACGAGTTTCCTCTTCAACTGGATCTCGACCGAGAGAATGGAAAATATTTATCCCCTGATGCTGACAAGAGTGTCCGTAACCTCTATACACTCCATAG TGTCCTAGTTCATAGTGGTGGAGTTAATGGAGGGCACTATTATGCTTATATCAGACCAACACTCTCAGACCAGTG GTataaatttgatgatgaacGGGTGACAAAGGAAGATGTGAATAGGGTACTGGAAGAGCAATATGGTGGCGAAGAAGAG TTACCACAGAATAATCCTGGTTTCAACAATCCACCTTTTAAATTCACAAAGTACTCGAACGCATACATGCTTGTTTATATCCGGGAAAGCGACAAGGATAAAATAATATGCAACGTTGATGAAAAAGACGTCGCCGAACATTTACGG GTGAGGCTGaaaaaagaacaagaagagaaagaagataaaagaaaatacaaGGCTGAAGCTCACCTTTTCACGACAGTCAAG GTCGCAAGAGATGAAGACATCACAGAGCAAATTGGAAAGAATATGTACTTTGATCTTGTTGATCATGAAAAAGTCAAGAGTTTTCGAATCGAGAAACAGACCCCCTTTCTGCTTTTTAAG GAAGAGGTGGCCAAAGAATTTGGTGTCCCTGTTGAGCTGCAGCGGTTCTGGATTTGGGCAAAGCGGCAAAACCATACTTATCGTCCCAACCGCCCCTTGTTATCCCATGAAGAATTACAGATG GTTGGACATATAAGAGAGGCATCAAACAAGGCAAACAATGCTGAGCTAAAGCTGTTTCTGGAAATTGTGCGTGGACCG gaTGAGCGTCCTATTCCTCCCCCAGCCAAGTCATTTGAAGatattcttcttttctttaagCTCTATGACCCTGAGAATGGAGTACTAAG ATATGTTGGCAGGCTCATGGTGAAAAACTCCAGTAAGCCCATGGATATAATAGGGGAATTGATTCAAATGGCTGGCTTTGCTCCTGATGAGGAAATAGAACTTTTTGAG gaaataaagtttcaaCCTTGTGTAATGTGCGAACATCTGGATAAGAATACGTCTTTTAAACTATCTCAA ATTGAAGATGGTGATATCATTTGCTATCAGAAAGCTCTTTCTATCCAGGAGAATGAATGTCCATACCCGGATGTGCCATCGTTTTTGGAGTATGTACAGAATCGAGAG GTGGTGCGTTTTCGTACTCTGGAAAAACCAAAAGATGATCAGTTTACTATGGAGTT GTCAAAGTTGCACTCATATGACGATGTTGTGGATAGATTGGCTGAGAAGATTGGCCTTGATGATTCATCGAAAATTAGGCTTACTCCTCACAATTGCTACTCCCAGCAACCCAAGCCTCAGCCTATTAAATACCGTGGAGTTGACCATCTATCAGACATGTTAGCTCACTATAATCAG ACGTCTGACATTTTGTATTACGAAGTTTTGGACATTCCTCTACCAGAATTGCAAGGTCTTAAGATTCTAAATGTAGCTTTTCATCATGCTTCAAAGGACGAA GTGATAATTCACACTATCAGACTGCCTAAGCAGAGTACTGTGGGAGATGTTATTAACGAGCTTAAAACAAAG GTGGAGCTTTCACATCAAGATGCAGAATTGAGGTTGCTTGAGGTGTTTTCCCACAAAATCTACAAG ACCTTTGTATCTACCGAAAGAATTGAGAGTATCAATGACCATTACTGGACTTTACTAGCAGAGGAG ATACCTGAGGAAGAGAAGAATATTGGTCCCAATGCTCGGTTAATCCATGTGTACCATTTTACTAAAGAGTCTGGACAAAATCAG CAAGTTCATAATTTCGGGGACCCCTTCGTTTTGgtgatccacgaaggtgaaactTTGGAAGAAATCAAGACCCGCATCCAAAAGAAACTTCATGTACCTGATGAGGACTTTGCCAAG TGGAAGTTTGCTTTTTTCTCAACGGGACGCCCCGACTACTTGCAGGACACAGATGTTGTTTACAATCGCTTTCAG AGAAAGGATGTATATGGTGCGTGGGAGCAGTATCTTGGGTTGGAGCACGTTGATAATGCTCCTAAAAGGGCTTATCAT AACCGGCACGCATATGAGAAGCCggtgaaaatatataattag